gtgttcgagtcctggcgagaacatcagaaaaattttacagcctttctaagcttatggctgccatataaaccgatctcggatcttgacattTGCGcctctagaaggctcaattcttatccgatttgtctgaaattttgcatggggtttctgctttgtcctTTAAAAACTGTATCAagaatggttcataacctgataaagctgtcatgtaaaccaatctcagatcttgacttcttgagactctacagggagtaattcttatccgatttggctgaaattttaagcaatttgttttgttttatctcGTAACAATTATGCtaaatatgttccaaatcggtttatgatatagctcccatataaacctatcgcgGATTTTGACGTCTTGAGTCTCTAAATGGTACATTTGTTATCCCGTTTGACTGGAATtctgcatgaattgttttgttttgacttccaacaactgtgctcagtatggttcaaatcggttcatgaccagatatagctctcatattgaccgatctccgcCTCCGGAAAGCGCAATTaccattcgatttagctgaaattttgcacataaggtTTTGCTATGACGTCAGTCAGCAgtcgtgtcaagtatggttcatatcggtccataacctgatatagcttccatataaaccgataggaTAAGTTGACTTATTGTGCCTCTAAATACCGcagttattatacgattttgcttcAGTTTTCCAGAATGACTTTCCTCGAGTCCCAACATTCACGCCAAGTATAAGCACATCAggtgcttccatataaaccaatcttccgttTGCGATTCTTTAACttctaggggcgcaattcttatcagatttggctgaaattacttctactatggttttcaAAATCCAAATCAAATACGAcccgaatcggttgataacctgatatagcacagTAATCTTAACCATTATGatttgtttgcccataaagagataccggccaaagaacttgacaaatgcgatccattgtggagggtacataaaattcagcccggccaaacattgcacgcttttacttgtttaacttttaAGCATAGCATATTTTCGGCACACTCCAATATGTAATTTCTAGTGTATTATTGTCATCTATGCTTGAGCATgtgttatatttaaaaatagtgTCTACCAAAGTTAGTTTGTTTTGTATTATTGCAACTTTGACAGTAACACATAGAACTTTTTCGTCCCATATCATCTTTTATAGATTCACCATTACCATCATCGTTATGGTCGCCGTCATAATAATCATTGGCGCTGCCTACCTTACTCCAAACGCCACAGGCTAAAGGCAAATCCAATAGAAAAAACATAAACATTGGCTAGAAGGCAGGACCCACACCCCCACCACATTGGTCATATGAGGCTAGAGCCTCATGGATAAGCCGGCCACAAGCCCGTCAGTTATTATTATCACACTTATGAGATTAAAAGATGCTGCCTCATATGTGGGCACACATTATAAAATCTCAGTTGAATACGATGGCCCACAAACAGGGAAGCAccaacacacgcacacacactcacacatacccTAAGGGAAACAGGAGGAGACAATATAGATACAAACTTGTATAAGACAATCTAAAATAAGTTAATATTGTTAACAAGTTGAACAGTGGTGTGGTGCaatggaattttttgtttgatttgaagaTATTGTTGCTGATGATTTATTGATGGTGAGCTATCAAGGGAAAAGTTGAAAACAGTTTGTAATTTGTGTGGCcgccaaaaaaaattgtttgtacgCAAACACAGAAAATTACTTCAAGTCTCTATTTGGTCCAATATAATGAAAAGGGATCAAGAAATGGAAATTTGCTTTAAATCAGCGATGTCCAGCCCTTTACGGTAGCGTGGATGGAAAGTCACACGTATTCTTATTctctttgtttcagtcgttgttgagacagcaacgaaCGAATATGCGTAGCGGCATACGCatcgtttttctgtttttatttaaaaaacaatgaTTTTTGTTGATTAAACGCTTGGaagatataaaaacaagtaagagagtgctaagttcggccgggctgaatcttttataccctccaacatagatcgcatatgtcgagttctttaagctgtatctctttttaggcaaaaaaagaataatggataagaattattctgctattggagatatatgaaGTTAAAGTCCCATTCGGACGATAAGTGAATTAAGTGTTGAAGGccatagaaaaagtcattggtcaaaattttaagtccattccgataagaattgcgccttgaaaggcctcaagaagcataatctggaaatcgatttaaatggaagatgtatcaggctatagatcgattactACCAAATTGGACatgtgtgttgaaggtcatgggagaagccgttgtacaaaatttcagcaaaatcggataagaattaagctCTCTGGAGTCTTAAGAAATTAAAatcctagatcagtttatatggcagctatatcaggttatgtaccgatttgaaccatacttagcacagtttttcgaagtcataacacaagactttcagccaaatcggcacgaaatttcagccaaatcgaataagaattgtgctctcttgtgactcaagaagtcaatattcaaggtcggtttatatggcagctattgggttgcccaaaaagtaattgcggatttttcataaagtcggcgttgacaaattttttcacagcttgtgactctgtaattgcattctttcttctgtcagttatcagctgttacttttagcttgctttagaaaaaaagtgtaaaaaaagtatatttgattaaagttcattctagttttattaaaaatgcatttactttcttttaaaaaatccgcaattactttttgggcaacccaatatatcaggttacgcaccgatttcaaccatatttagcacagttgatggaagtcataacaaaacacctgatgcaaaatttcagccaaatcggatgtgaattgagccctctagtggctcaaaaaatcaagatccaagaccggtatatatggcagctatattaggttataaaccgacctaaactatacacaacacagttgtaggaagaaCATATCAAGCAAAATAACAGAACatatcaagcaaaatttcagtcaaatcggatataaactgcgacctctagtgacttaagaagccaagatccaagatggcagctatatcaaaacatagaccgatatggtccatttacaatcccaatcgaccttcaagcgcctggctttaatgctttgaaagttagcgtgctttcgacagacggacggacatggctagatcgatataaaatggcatgacgaaaactgatttttatatccaccaccacatAGGATaagggcatactaatctagtcattccgtttgtaacacctcgaaatatactaagaccccatgaagtatatctgttattgattgtctcgacgttctgagtcgatctagtgcCAGTAACTgttaaacgcgaaagccgggcaatgacaaaggaaatgcttcaacgtcttatcatctttcccgcatgccctacacatgctatcacttgccgcaccgattttacataagtgagctcatagtcctatgtatcccgttatgataccaatagctatactgacctccttcttacttcctttcagtaatagcctcgtcttctcacgatctggatccctccataggatttttgccgtcttaCCAAACGTTTCGCTACTCatcaatgttgcatgcgcattcgtcgtccactcccttaactcggactgcgtcgacccgaaaggcttcaggttacaCAAGTCCTccggccaaatcgtctgccctttaattttcccttactccgttatgtcccggcacccaaacgatgcggattttgccatcctcagagaaggcgttaatctccttcttacactgcaagactgtttatgaccttaccctcctggttgttattgcccttatggcaattgtaCTGTCGGTGAAGATGTTCACGTTCGatatcctcgcgttagcatcacaccacttcacgtattccgtgatcgcttggatttccgcctgcagaaccgtattatggtcaggcaatctaaaacagatctcagtccctgggttctcaatgtagatccccaggcccactctgtcctctagctttgatccattcgtgtgacatgatcttccagattgcAGTAATAGGgtaccgtcaatccaagaccgtGCTGATAacggcagtgcctcgcactcaacttcaaggttcatctcaggtatccgatcggaaacctcttcccttccttccaggtttcctatcgttgcctcgattatatcgcgacggtatgagctgctcccaacctctatccattctctcatcgccttaagtctcatagccgtagtggctgccacacacttaatctgtatgtcaatgggtcggatatctagaatagtctccagagccctagtggacgtggtcctcatcgccccgcctatgccatgacaacatgttcccttaacctgttgtatggtccttatgttgcactgttTCTCCGTAGCAGTCCAccgaactactgaggcgtaagtaagtattggtctagtcaagctcctgtagagccagtggactaaccTCCGATTCAGGCGAGTCTACATAGTGACAACATCTGAGagccttattgaggaaacgttatgcgttaaattggctcagcttcgtcttcctcgtgagcaagcatatttcagtcatctctgggttaacattgagacctctgggtctagcccagtcatatgccatattcaagaccctttcagcccttctgcatagctcgttcggattcttaccccttagaagtactataacatcgtccgcgtagcagacgggtaTATATCCCTCCTCAGTCGTCAAGTGGAGTCAAATTAAATGGGTTATTTATCaaagttttgtattttttaataatttttctatCAAAACCATATTTTCAACCCACTGTGCCCCAatattttatatcaaaacaaaatgccCATATAACGTTTATTCGCCTAAAGTGTTTTTAAGTATGTTattatttcgataaaaaatgATGATGGCTGTCAGACAATGCCCTTATAAGGCGTTAtcatcgattttgatgaaatagaaGACAATTAAATTGACCCAATATTAATCAAAGCATAAAATAACAAATCTTCCACAAACCACAAAAATCCCAAAAGAATCAACACAAAAGGCTTTTAACTTACTTTGACCTAAAGTAAATAAGTTTGCGTTAACTTCTtggtattttattaatttttaaattcaacatGTTAGCCCATTGAGTAACAATTAAAATACATTCCTTAGATTAAATTGCgttcttaaaaatattaaactaTTAACTAGTACTAAATAGTTGCACCTAAAACTATGCTATAGTTTTTTGATGTTTGTAATAATGTATTTTTTAAATTCGTCTAATCGCCCTGTGTTTTTACCATAGATGTTTCATTCATTTCTGCAGCTTCTCCTTGAACATTTCGGCCAATACCAAGGCTTGATTGCCATTTAATTCCTGtagaacaagaatatatggaaaattttagaaaatcaaACACTCTCACATCACTTAACTTACCTCATAATCATAGGGTTGCATAAATTCCTTGCATCTTTTGTACCATTGCCTGACTCTGTTGAACGAAACCAAGTCAAATCCGAATGCCTCAATTTGTGATATAGTCACCATTAAGGTTAGATCTGCTATGGTGAATTGTTCAGCTGCCGAAAATTGTCTTCCCTTGAGTATATCATCAAACCAACCCAAAGCTTCATTTAATTTGGCCTTTTTTGTTTCATCGAGCGGAGCACCCATAAACATTGTGGGAAACTGAAAATATCCAATCGGAAAAAGGTTTCAGATTTCGTCAATATGATTCAAACTAGATTGGTTAAGAGCGAGGTAGGGCAGGTTGGATAACAAGAAACGGCCTTAACTTAGCAAAGTTCATGACAATCCTCCACCTTCTTTTTGTGTAGAGGGCGCGCACATGGGGAAGGTATGTTTAccgtttttaaaccctccaccataggatgggggtatactatactaaattctgtttgtaacacttcgaaatatgcgtctaagatcccataaggtgtatatattcttgatcgtcatgacattttaagtcgatctagccttgtccgtccgtctgtctgtccgtccgttcttccgtttgtccgtccgtttgtctaacgaaagcacgcttattatcgaaggagtaaagctagcagcttgaaattttgcgcaaatacttcttattagtgtaggtcgattgggattgtaaatgggccaaatcgttccatgttttgatatagctgccacataaaccgaacttgggtcttgacttctttagcctctagagtgcgcaattctcgtccgatttgactgaaattcggcacgtggtgttctgttatcactttcaacatttgtgttaagtattgtcaaaatcggttcataacctgatatagctgccatataaaccaatctggggtcttgacttcttgagccactcgagggctcaattcttatcccatttggccgttattttgcaagtagtgttttggtatcactttcgacaactgtgctaagtaagattcaaatcggttaataacctggtatagctgccatataatccgatcttggatcttgatttcatgagccgttagggggcgcaattctcatccgatttggctgaaataatgcatgaagttttttgttatgacttccaataactgtgctaagtgtggcgcaaatatgtacataacccgatatagctgccatataaaccgatctgggatcttaatttcttgaacccctagagggcgcagaaattgtgtacaacggcttctcccgtgacctccaacatacatgtccaatatgatctgaatcgatctgtgacttgatacagctcccatataaattgatctctcgattttgcttctttagtccctacaaggcgccattcttatacaaatgaactgaaatattacacaatgacttctacaaagttcagcattcaattcatttatggtccgaatcggactgcacgGAGGTAGGCattcctttctggggagccgttacTTCTGCGAACTGAGTGAACTTGCGAAAGTACCTCTGGTaagtctcctgagatttgttgagggAACGGGATGATTCCCACGGGaggtgccataagctccggccTAGGaacatccgtgcttgcgtggggatgggCATTCTTCACCACCGCTTGGGTTCTCTATTcctcctttttttctttttattcgtgtataacctctagtcctaGGTCTCACATCTtatttctcttccctttctttctagggtaccTCCATGGGCCAAACTGGCATCCGAGTGAAGTGAGCTATGGGGGACAATccacataacctaacctagtaaggtctgtccgtccctctgtccatcTGTAAgccgaaatcactatagcgctcgaacgcgtaaagatagccCAATTTTGTTGgggagctcccatataagtattcctcttatccgattgcgctgaaatttcgcaagtaaTGTACTGTTTCGACTTCTAAAAAtgccatgtacggttcaaaCTGCTCAATGCACAGCGATGTGCTGCAACTGCAACAGTGGACTTTAAGCGGTTTTGAGCCAAGATTTTCAGTGATAGCCGGGCAGCACCGGCACGTCCTTAAATACCGATTTCCCCTGATATTCGAAATGCCATCATCAGAGTATGTTTCTAGGTTGGGGGCGGCTGGAAGCGGGTAATGAATCTTTCAGCAAGCTGCTCGCTATATTAAGGGATGCATAAGCAATACCGCTGACCCCGCATGCTTCCATGGGTAAAGTGCTGGGCTGGTAATCCTCACTATTATATACTTGGAGAAACGAAGGAATGGAATAACGGACTACCATTACGTTAACAAACTTCAAACAAGAAGGATGCAGCATACGGACTGACAGATGTTATGGGATAGCGCAAGGCCGATACAACCGCCTTACAGTAAGTGCGATGGATTGAGGGACGTGTCATAAGGTGACGCTTTTTATTGAAGCTGCCATGATCGAAACATGAGCGTGGTTGGTAATTTTTTGCTAATCGTATGCTAAAATACCCTGTTTTCAGATTTACTTCGGTAGTGAGAGGCTATTAACAGTCCGCATAAAAGctcaattcttttttatacccataggatgggggtatactgtcctagtcattccgtttgtaagacctagacatattgatctaagaccccaaaaagtaaatatattcttgatcgtctggacattttgagtcgatctagccatgtccgtccgtctgtcgaaatcacgttagcggtcTAACGCACATATAGCTAGCcgtttggaattttgcacagatgcatctaattgatttaggtcgttggggattgcaaatgggccatatcggttcagatttggatatagctcccatataaacctatttcccgatttgacatatttagccccTAGATTGTTATCCGAcggggctgaaactttgcatgtcgTGCTCTGTTACGACATATAACAAccctgccaagtacggttgaaatcgttcATACATAGCTGacatgacatagctcccatttaacccaatctcccgatttgatatcttgagcacctgcagttcaaaatttttgtccgaattggctaaaattttgtatgtagtgttctgttgcgacttccaacaaatttgcTTACTACTGCTGAAAttactggtatagctcccattaaactCATATCTCGATTTCATGTCTGGATCtcctggaagtcacaatttttatccgatttggctaatattttgcatgtagtgttaatTTTTGGCCCAGTTGGCTAaaattgcatgcggtgttcctttatgacttccaataactgtgccaaatccggtctaaatcagtccataaccgtGATATGGCACCCGGTCCTTGTTCCTGgaatcgatatagctgtcatattgaccgatctctctatttaaagtcttgtccccataaaaggtgcatttaatccctgatttcgctgaatcttgggatagtgagttgtgttaggcttttcggcatccgtgtcatatatggctcaaatcggtctatatttggatatagcaggcaaaaacaccaatattttgttctgccaATTTAAATAGTGACCTGTATTTTTTAGACCATTCAAAGTCCGTTtcgaatttggctcaaatcggatgatatttcgatattgccGCTATGCAAattggaacaggggcaaacttctcacgtatcaatgagtgcagtccaattcaagtttaagctcaatgacaagggacctcctttttatagccgagtccgtacggagtgccgcattgcgacacctctttggagagaagttttgcatggcacagtacctcacaaatgatgccagcattaggaggggaaaaccaccgttgataactttttcggatggtctcgccaggattcgaatccaggcgttcagcatcataggcggacatgctaacctctgcgttacgatgGCCTccgctgctatgggtgcattaATTATGCATTGTTCATCggcttatgacgaaaggtggtttgcatatatacccgaggtggtgttcggccaggccgaacttaatgcctttttacttgtttatagcgAGTCCGAGAGACGTGCCACTTAGCGACACCtctgatagagaagttttagcataccttacaaatgtcggcagcatttTTAAGCGGATATTCACCGCTAGTAATGTTTTCTGATATTTACGACGGCATTTCGGCATTATAtgtggacatgcttacctctgcgacACTCCCTCCTCCTCCCACCAAATCTTTAATCATTGTGGAGTTCACATAAGAttcgccgaacttaacgcgctctTTCTTGTTAATTGCTTTGTTTTCAGTTTGATTTTTGTAGTTATTTTCTCTATCGCCACTATTATAATTTTAACAAGCAAAAtggtggtaagttcggccgggccgaatattgggaacccaccaccatgaattctgctaaaatataggagctatacctgtttatatgggacctatatcaggctatagcccgatatagccacatcggacaaaaattgcggcttccaggggctcaagaagtcaaatcggatgctTGATCCAATATTatcctatatctgtttatatgggacctatatccggctatagcccgatatagccacatcggacaaaaattgcggcttccgggggctcaagaagtcaaatcggaaaataagtttatatgggacctatatcaggttcttgaccgattttgatcgtacttgtcactgttgttggaagtcataacagaaaatttaggcttttaggggctcaagaagtcaaatcgggaaatcggtttatatgggagctattacaGGTTCTTTTCCGATTCGATCCGTACTTATGACAGTTTTTGAAATCATGACAGAgccctacgtgcaaaatgtcagccaaatcggacaaaaattgcggtttgtaaggggcTTAAGAGttcaaattgagatatcggattatatatggATATCGgatattatatgggagctatatcaagttatcgaccGGGACcggttggaattcataacagaactctacttGACttatttagactgtacttgttaaagtttttggacatcataacagaacgctacatgctcaattccagccaaatcggacaaaaattgcggcttgtaagggctcaagaagtcaaatcacaagatcggtttatttgagacctatatcaggttatttaccgatttgaaccgtacttaacacagttgctgcaggacataacagaacactacaaaaatttcaatcacatcggacaaatattgcggcttgtaaggactcaagaaatcaaatcggtttatatgggagctatatcaggctatcgaccgatttgaaccgtacttgtcagagttgatggaagtcataacagaacactatgtgaaaaatttcagccacatcggacaaaaattgcgacttccaggggctaaagaagtcaaatcgggggatcggtttatattggagctatataaggttcttgaccgatttagaccttacttagcacagttgtaacagaacactatttggaaaatttcagcagaatcagatgaaaattgagactttcaggggcttaagaaaccaaattgtgaaatcggtttatatggggctacaatatatcaggttaaagaccgattccgaccgtacTTGGAAGCAATaggaaaacactttgtgcaacatttctgccacatcagatgaaaattttggcttccaggggctcaagaaatcaaatcgggagatcggtttatatgggagggaccgtacttgccacagttgcaagaagtcataacagaacactatctaggaaattgaagccaaatcggatgaaaattgaggcttccagggcctcaagaaatcaaaccggtttatatggaagctatatccaaatctgaaccgatatggcccatttgcaatccccaacgacctacatcaatattaagtatgtgtgcaacatttcggctagcttaacgcacgttcgaccgttatcgtgatttcgacagacggacgaactgtCGGACATTGTTAGATcgtctcagaacgtcgagacgatcaagaatatatatactctatggggtcttagacgaatacttcgagatgtctcaaaaggaatgactagattagtatacctccatcctattgtggtgggtataaaaagcttacCCCGTATTCTGTTTTATAATTTTGATTACCCCACGAAACATAAAGTCATACTCACATAATATTCCACCATGCGCTGATACAATGTTCCCAAGTCGAACATCAAACGTTGATCGACTAATGCTCTAACACGCACATCCTTGGGATAGAGGGCATCATCTTTGCCAAAGGCTGAAACCATGTAGGATAAAATGGCACGActgcaacaaaaataaaatgccatcatcttaaatttaaaatgtcTTCGCTCGCAGAGCTATTGAATTTAATGACATCGTAAACGTTAAGTTACGACAATGGGAATGGACCATGAAAGCATGACTTTCATGGCCATTCTTCATAGCGacccatttttttttcatattatctATCGTATGTTTCCATACACCTACATATGTACTCACCTTTCCCAGAGCACCAGACCGTCATCGTTTAAAGTTGGCACACAATGTTGAGGATTCATTTCCAGGAATTCCGGTTTCATTTGTTCACCCTCTAGGATATTAATGACCTTCAGGTCCAAAGGCAAATCAAGCATTTTGGCCAATAACAAAATGCAGCGGCAAGGCGGACTTGGTGGCAGGTAATAGAGTGTGGGTGTCATTGTGCCGCCTCTAATCAAAAGGCAATAGACAAATTCTTTAACTATGTGTGTTGTCTCGTCCAACATAATTGAAATCGAAATGACCAAAAGGCTTTGGGACAACTCAAAacaaactccaaaaaaaaaatgggaaataaAAGACGGCAAACGAAATCGAGGTGTAGTGTGGTTGTAGCAATGAAATTAAGGAAAATCGATTAAATGACAAGTGGCGCAGTGAGCGCACACACTGACCGTTGAAGCATTCAATTCGCCTGTGGTCAATagaggaaaaaaagaaaaaccaaaataaaattcccAAATTGGCCAATAGTAATTACCAAACGCAGGTAAACAAATGTAAATACCTCAATTAATGTTGCCTAAGGAGCATGGGAGGATATTTGTTGAACAGTGGTATTAAAGTGAAATATTAGCTATGGTTTGCGGGACACatttttgactttagagaattttttttttagaattacattgaaattttgttctaaagggtggtactatattcgcttttagcgaaattttttcatgattacttttttaagataatagattttgaagcaaaaaatcttGCTGGGCTTATTCAGTAGGATATTCCCTCATTACATAtgaacaaattttcataaaagtattatgttatcattgagatttttgtactGTTTCAAAATAGGAACcgtgaaaaacatgtgttttcaccGGTGAAAAGCAAACAGCACCAGCCATAAGGTAGGTATTAAGATCGTTTACTGCGGAAAGTTTTCACTAAACTTTGTTTCCTTCTTGCAAAAATGCTCAAAAaggcgaaacaagtaaaaaggcgtaaagttcggccaggcctaactttggatacccaccaactcgggtatatatgtataccacctttcggcaaaatccggagaaaaatacataccttatgccccatagcatctataacgaaatatgttccgattgggactaaataaagggtgatttttttgaggttaggattttcatgcattagtatttgacagatcacgtgggatttcagacatggtgtcaaagagaaagatgctcagtatgctttgacatttcatcatgaatagacttactaacgagcaacgcttgcaaatcattgaattttattaccaaaatcagtgttcggttcgaaatgtgttcattcatgtgttcagcgatgaggctcatttctgggtgaatggctacg
This Stomoxys calcitrans chromosome 2, idStoCalc2.1, whole genome shotgun sequence DNA region includes the following protein-coding sequences:
- the LOC106083101 gene encoding glutathione S-transferase D7 isoform X2, encoding MQRGGTMTPTLYYLPPSPPCRCILLLAKMLDLPLDLKVINILEGEQMKPEFLEMNPQHCVPTLNDDGLVLWESRAILSYMVSAFGKDDALYPKDVRVRALVDQRLMFDLGTLYQRMVEYYFPTMFMGAPLDETKKAKLNEALGWFDDILKGRQFSAAEQFTIADLTLMVTISQIEAFGFDLVSFNRVRQWYKRCKEFMQPYDYEELNGNQALVLAEMFKEKLQK
- the LOC106083101 gene encoding glutathione S-transferase D7 isoform X3; the encoded protein is MTPTLYYLPPSPPCRCILLLAKMLDLPLDLKVINILEGEQMKPEFLEMNPQHCVPTLNDDGLVLWESRAILSYMVSAFGKDDALYPKDVRVRALVDQRLMFDLGTLYQRMVEYYFPTMFMGAPLDETKKAKLNEALGWFDDILKGRQFSAAEQFTIADLTLMVTISQIEAFGFDLVSFNRVRQWYKRCKEFMQPYDYEELNGNQALVLAEMFKEKLQK
- the LOC106083101 gene encoding glutathione S-transferase D7 isoform X1; protein product: MLDETTHIVKEFVYCLLIRGGTMTPTLYYLPPSPPCRCILLLAKMLDLPLDLKVINILEGEQMKPEFLEMNPQHCVPTLNDDGLVLWESRAILSYMVSAFGKDDALYPKDVRVRALVDQRLMFDLGTLYQRMVEYYFPTMFMGAPLDETKKAKLNEALGWFDDILKGRQFSAAEQFTIADLTLMVTISQIEAFGFDLVSFNRVRQWYKRCKEFMQPYDYEELNGNQALVLAEMFKEKLQK